A region of Solanum dulcamara chromosome 7, daSolDulc1.2, whole genome shotgun sequence DNA encodes the following proteins:
- the LOC129894324 gene encoding ubiquitin carboxyl-terminal hydrolase 26 has product MGHQRPNTRSKSKRNRPDDCIDIAAEIYRNVLSTRQVTEDDINQLYMIWKPACQGCRFNTKDNPNCFCGLIPPPNGNRKSGLWQKTSEVVNAFGSDPSDDRRASPETPAGLTNLGATCYANSILQCLYMNKSFREGVFSIEPDVLKQQPVLDQLARLFAKLHLHKMAFVDSAPFIQTLELDNGVQQDSHEFLTLLFSLLERCLSRSSVLKARTIVQDLFRGGVSHVTMCSKCGNESEASSKIEDFYELELNVKGLKSLDESLDDYLSVEELQGDNQYYCGSCATRVDATRSIKLRSLPAVLNFQLKRCIFLPNTTTRKKITSAFCFPEELDMTRRIYEHFQSELIYDLSAILIHKGSAANSGHYVANIKNENTQQWWEFDDEHVSNLGCQPFGKGSSHSAFKPSQTEQLDHSPSDVIIENGNGPDAGERQASNMDVTEVKTFSSCDAYMLMYVLRRPKNGDKMSIDSSGYKAEKEASTSSEVDGHLPSHLYEEVEKLNDSYVDSCEQYKMKKESEMNSIMERRLEVRSILSKAAVQSPEESYFWISMDWLRQWADNIVSSIIDNTSIQCTHGKVPVSKVGFMKRLSCEAWTMLCSKYGGGPMLAKDDYCTECLFEVAQSMARADSYRDRRTLMKELAEAALAGGCLDEKLYYISKPWLQQWLRRKNVDSPCEADAGPTASIRCPHGLLMPEQASGARRVLIPETLWNFIREIAMAVKPDDSVGCSTFFLDSQPCTQCSIQLTEVACLEDTLREFKLKQRQSHEKLAMGKGIPILPGNRYYLLPSSWLFKWRSYSNASGKSAPSAEPETLDAVIGFLMCEKHSRLLERPPDLACKRGSILQKSPATDVLTIITDNDWKSFCEDWGGTEAKGITAEIDSLGNDFLGSSEDMAFSEEHMNLNDELNVGPESRRFIIKISPEVCEECIAERKSCELKRKLNYSNEDICVCFIRGKEPPKSVLEASVNSLEPNRRTSKRSRKTAFGNSVNLNVSGSTSVYQLKMMIWEAFGIVKENQVLHKGSLVIDGESACLADLNIFPGDVLWVTDSEIHEHRDIADELSGPKMEARKTEEGFRGTLLSSSLSSQFVSEASACLN; this is encoded by the exons ATGGGACATCAGCGGCCGAATACTCGTAGTAAAAGTAAAAGGAATAGACCCGATGATTGTATTGACATCGCTGCGGAAATTTACAG AAATGTTCTATCTACCAGGCAGGTGACAGAAGATGATATTAATCAGCTGTACATGATATGGAAGCCTGCTTGTCAAGGATGTCGTTTCAACACCAAAGATAATCCCAATTGCTTTTGTGGATTGATTCCACCTCCAAATGGTAATCGCAAATCTGGGTTATGGCAGAAGACATCCGAAGTGGTCAATGCTTTTGGTTCTGATCCTTCAGATGATCGTCGTGCATCCCCAGAGACACCTGCTGGGTTGACAAATCTGGGTGCGACATGCTATGCAAACAGTATTCTGCAATGCTTGTATATGAATAAGTCATTCAGGGAGGGTGTATTCTCTATTGAACCAGATGTGCTGAAACAACAACCAGTGTTAGACCAACTAGCACGACTGTTTGCAAAGTTACATTTGCACAAAATGGCTTTTGTTGATTCTGCTCCATTTATCCAAACCCTGGAGCTAGATAATGGCGTTCAGCAGGACAGTCATGAGTTTCTGACCTTGCTCTTCTCTCTGCTTGAGCGTTGTCTGAGTAGATCTAGCGTGTTGAAGGCCAGAACAATTGTCCAAGATCTTTTCCGCGGAGGTGTGTCACATGTGACTAT GTGTTCAAAATGTGGAAATGAATCTGAAGCTTCATCAAAAATTGAGGACTTCTATGAGCTGGAGTTGAATGTCAAGGGTTTGAAGAGTTTAGATGAGAGTCTGGACGACTATCTTAGCGTAGAGGAGCTTCAAGGAGATAATCAATATTATTGTGGTTCATGTGCCACCCGAGTTGATGCTACTCGTAGCATTAAATTGCGCTCTCTGCCTGCAGTCCTAAATTTCCAGCTCAAGCGTTGCATTTTCCTTCCAAAT ACTACAACGAGGAAGAAAATCACATCTGCATTTTGTTTTCCTGAAGAGCTGGATATGACACGAAGGATATATGAGCATTTCCAATCAGAACTAATATACGACTTATCAGCTATACTGATTCACAAAGGTTCAGCTGCAAATAGTGGCCACTATGTAGCCAATATTAAAAATGAGAATACACAGCAGTGGTGGGAGTTTGATGACGAACATGTTTCAAATTTAGGCTGTCAGCCATTTGGTAAAGGTTCTTCACATTCTGCTTTCAAGCCTTCTCAAACTGAGCAACTTGACCACTCTCCTTCTGATGTAATTATTGAGAATGGGAATGGGCCTGATGCTGGGGAGCGGCAAGCCTCAAATATGGATGTCACTGAAGTGAAGACCTTCTCGTCTTGTGATGCTTATATGCTGATGTATGTCCTTAGACGTCCAAAGAATGGTGATAAAATGTCAATTGACTCTAGTGGTTATAAAGCGGAAAAAGAGGCTAGTACATCTTCAGAAGTTGATGGTCATCTTCCATCCCACCTCTATGAGGAGGTAGAAAAACTGAATGACTCATATGTTGACTCATGTGAGCAATACAAAATGAAAAAGGAGTCTGAGATGAATAGCATCATGGAACGGAGGCTGGAGGTACGTTCAATCCTTTCTAAAGCTGCAGTTCAATCACCTGAGGAATCTTACTTTTGGATATCTATGGACTGGCTGCGTCAATGGGCGGACAACATCGTGTCATC AATCATTGATAACACTTCCATACAATGTACACATGGGAAAGTACCAGTTTCAAAGGTTGGCTTCATGAAGCGGCTGTCTTGTGAAGCTTGGACCATGTTATGCTCTAAg TATGGTGGAGGACCAATGCTGGCCAAGGATGATTACTGCACGGAATGCCTTTTTGAAGTGGCTCAGTCAATGGCCCGTGCTGATAGCTACCGGGATCGAAGAACATTAATGAAAGAACTTGCCGAAGCAGCCCTTGCGGGTGGTTGTCTAGATGAGAAGTTGTACTACATATCAAAGCCATG GTTACAACAGTGGCTCCGAAGGAAAAATGTAGACTCTCCTTGTGAAGCTGATGCTGGACCAACAGCTTCAATAAGGTGTCCTCATGGACTGCTGATGCCCGAACAAGCTTCTGGTGCTAGACGTGTGCTGATACCCGAGACTCTTTGGAATTTTATTCGTGAGATAGCTATGGCAGTAAAACCTGATGATTCTGTGGGTTGTTCAACTTTCTTTTTAGACTCTCAGCCTTGTACTCAATGCAGCATTCAACTCACTGAAGTTGCATGCTTAGAAGATACTCTAAG GGAGTTTAAGCTCAAGCAACGGCAAAGTCATGAGAAGTTAGCAATGGGTAAAGGCATACCAATTCTTCCTGGTAACAGATACTACTTGTTACCATCTTCGTGGTTGTTTAAATGGAGAAGCTACTCTAATGCAAGTGGCAAAAGTGCTCCTTCTGCTGAACCTGAAACTTTGGATGCTGTCATTGGTTTTCTGATGTGTGAAAAG CATTCAAGACTTCTTGAAAGGCCTCCTGATCTGGCTTGCAAACGTGGAAGTATTCTCCAGAAGTCACCTGCT ACAGATGTATTGACAATTATCACCGACAATGATTGGAAGTCATTTTGTGAAGACTGGGGTGGTACAGAGGCAAAAGGAATTACAGCTGAAATTGATAGCTTGGGGAACGATTTCCTTGGGTCCAGTGAAGATATGGCATTTTCTGAGGAGCATATGAATTTGAATGACGAATTGAATGTTGGGCCCGAGTCTAGAAGATTCATCATTAAGATTTCACCAGAG GTTTGTGAGGAGTGCATTGCTGAAAGAAAAAGCTGTGAATTAAAGAGGAAACTCAACTATTCCAACGAAGATATATGTGTCTGCTTCATTCGCGGCAAGGAACCTCCAAAATCAGTTCTAGAAGCATCAGTGAACAGCCTGGAACCAAATCGACGGACCTCAAAGCGTTCCAGGAAGACAGCATTTGGGAACTCAGTAAACTTGAATGTTTCTGGGTCCACATCTGTCTACCAGCTGAAGATGATGATATGGGAAGCTTTTGGG ATAGTCAAGGAAAATCAGGTACTTCACAAAGGTTCTCTGGTAATTGATGGCGAATCTGCTTGTCTTGCTGACCTGAATATATTCCCTGGAGATGTACTATGGGTGACAGATTCTGAGATTCATGAGCATCGTGATATTGCAG ATGAGCTTTCTGGCCCGAAAATGGAAGCACGAAAAACTGAAGAAGGTTTTCGTGGAACACTTCTGTCCTCAAGTCTCTCATCCCAGTTTGTCTCTGAAGCATCTGCATGCCTAAATTAA